The following proteins are encoded in a genomic region of Arachis ipaensis cultivar K30076 chromosome B02, Araip1.1, whole genome shotgun sequence:
- the LOC107627118 gene encoding zinc finger protein ZAT11, with translation MKRQRDHQVIMDSNSIDLAQCLMLLSHQNPKDQSKVHHYHRHQKHFHPTEFECSICNRKFSSFQALGGHKASHKKQKMEKNNKEEATTTLSLGVGNNNNVFVNKPNKMHECSICGQRFSQGQALGGHMRKHRLLANQETFLIPSINDVVLGKIPPVLKRSNSFRVMSLDLNLTPLQNDLNVLFGNMAPKVDPSWV, from the coding sequence ATGAAAAGACAACGAGATCATCAAGTAATAATGGATAGTAATAGCATTGACTTGGCACAATGTCTAATGCTACTTTCTCATCAAAACCCTAAAGATCAAAGCAAAGTCCACCATTATCATCGTCACCAGAAACATTTTCACCCAACGGAATTTGAGTGTAGCATATGCAACCGCAAATTCTCTTCATTTCAAGCCCTTGGTGGTCACAAAGCTAGCCACAAGAAACAAAAGATGGAGAAGAATAACAAAGAAGAAGCCACAACTACTCTCAGCTTAGGAGTAGGGAACAATAATAATGTTTTTgttaacaaacccaataaaatgcATGAGTGTTCAATTTGTGGTCAAAGATTCTCTCAAGGGCAAGCACTTGGAGGGCACATGAGAAAGCATAGACTACTTGCCAATCAAGAAACGTTTCTAATTCCTTCTATAAACGACGTCGTCCTGGGAAAAATCCCACCAGTTCTAAAGAGATCTAATAGCTTCAGGGTTATGAGTTTGGATTTGAACCTAACACCTCTGCAGAATGATTTGAACGTATTGTTTGGAAACATGGCACCAAAAGTTGATCCAAGCTGGGTTTGA